A portion of the Trachemys scripta elegans isolate TJP31775 chromosome 11, CAS_Tse_1.0, whole genome shotgun sequence genome contains these proteins:
- the TMEM177 gene encoding transmembrane protein 177, whose amino-acid sequence MAVPFLWKAAALVEKHRTGLLAVSCAGLFGANLSYHVFPEQTFKLWHQCWTKGQPAELSEKLRSLFHNVLGDVGVKSVNCYQPFAAFGFHPVSAGIPWLPAGSLVGIPANFNSTAEDRQGIANRVVVINGREVDWESKQGLALKEALMFSPEAQKFAIAREIVFLQSNSPVVYAVVPPACLASTCLSGVAIKQLLGLYSGPRVFRGIYNITIAAIGLVGYFLAYDAVSHALDYRLDRKVATISKDYARGGVEFYDKILSRNRTLRTLLGKRGERIYAPSGNLFPRYWFRLKHAPYTSRRDLIVNILRVPQA is encoded by the coding sequence ATGGCAGTTCCGTTCCTGTGGAAGGCAGCTGCGTTGGTAGAGAAGCACAGGACTGGCTTGTTGGCAGTTTCCTGCGCAGGACTGTTTGGGGCTAACCTTTCCTATCATGTCTTTCCCGAGCAGACGTTCAAACTGTGGCATCAGTGCTGGACTAAGGGGCAACCGGCTGAGCTCTCAGAGAAACTACGCAGCCTCTTCCACAATGTTCTGGGAGATGTTGGCGTGAAGTCCGTGAATTGTTACCAACCCTTTGCAGCTTTTGGCTTCCACCCAGTGAGTGCTGGGATCCCGTGGCTGCCTGCGGGCTCTCTGGTGGGCATCCCTGCCAATTTCAATAGCACAGCGGAGGACAGACAAGGAATTGCCAACCGTGTCGTCGTGATAAATGGCAGAGAAGTGGACTGGGAGAGTAAACAAGGGCTAGCTTTGAAGGAAGCCTTGATGTTTTCACCAGAGGCTCAGAAGTTTGCCATTGCCAGAGAGATTGTGTTCTTGCAAAGCAATAGCCCTGTCGTTTATGCAGTGGTGCCTCCTGCTTGCTTAGCCAGCACCTGTCTGTCTGGGGTGGCTATAAAGCAGCTTCTGGGCTTGTATtctggccccagggtgtttcGAGGCATTTATAACATCACCATTGCAGCAATTGGACTTGTTGGCTACTTTCTTGCTTACGATGCCGTGAGCCACGCACTAGACTACAGGTTGGACAGAAAGGTGGCCACCATTTCCAAGGACTACGCCAGAGGTGGGGTGGAATTCTACGACAAAATCCTGTCCCGCAACAGGACTCTCCGCACTCTTTTGGGCAAACGAGGCGAGAGAATTTATGCCCCTAGCGGTAACCTTTTCCCTAGGTACTGGTTCAGATTAAAGCACGCTCCATACACTTCCAGAAGAGACTTGATCGTTAATATTTTAAGAGTGCCCCAGGCATAG